CGCTGGCTGCGCGCGCTTCGACGATACGGCTTGCCACCGCAGCAGCGACCGGACTGTCGGACCTTCGCGTCCTCACGTTTGGCCATCTACAGAGCCTGTCAGTTCTCCACACTGAAGCGGAACGTCGCGGTGCATTAGTAGCGCGTGTGACAAGCGATCCCGAGACGATTGCACAGTTCATGCAGTGGGGTGGCGTCGGACTTATCGTGGGCACCGCCCAAGTTTCGCTGACCTTCGTGGTGATGATGATCTTCGATTGGCGCCTTACGGGCGTAGTCGTCGCCGGAGTTGTCGTCTATGCCGCCGCCCTTTGGTGGTTTCAGAGTATTCTGCGGCGGGCCCACGACCGAGTCCGCGGTCTCGTGGCGAAGAGCCTCACCGTAATTGGCGAAGCAATCTCAGGTCTGCCAGTGATACGAGCGTTCGGGATCGAGGCCGAGACGTCAGAGAACGTCCGGGGCGCCATAGACGAGCAATTCGTAGCCGAGTACGACACGGGTCGTCTTGGGGCTTTCCTCTTCTCATCCGCGGAAATCTTTGCTGGAGCGATCAACGGAGCGGTAGTCATGGTCGGCCTTACATTGGGCGGCAACGGGTCGCTCAGTCCCGGGACGTTGATCGCATTCCTCTTCCTCATCAACCTGTTTGTCGAGCCGATCCAGATGCTTGTCGAAGTCGTTGATCAGGCGCAAGCCGCCGGATCGGGTCTGAGGCGGATCCTCGATGTTCTCGACACACCGAGTGATGTGCCAGAGGTGACCCCTGCCGAAGCGCAACAGTTGCCGACCGCGATGCTTGACGTCGTTTTTGAGGCCGTTCGGTACCGCTATCCGGACGGGGAAGTCGATGTTCTCAGAGACATTTCGGTAACGGTTCGCGCCGGAGAAAATGTCGCGATTGTTGGGGAGACGGGTTCAGGAAAGACAACGTTTGCGAAGTTGGCAACGCGCCTCATTGACCCGAGCAGCGGCGCGATCAGCCTGGGGTCAGTTCCGCTGCTTGCGGTGCAGTTCGATGACCTCCGATCACATGTTGCATATGTGCCCCAGGAGGGGTTTCTCTTTGACACGACGATCGAACAAAACGTCCGTTACGGCGACCTGGATTGCACGCTTGGTGACATTCGCGCCGCGTTTGACGACCTTGGACTCAGCGGGTGGGTGGAGGGGCTTCCAGACGGACTCCAGACAGAGGTCGGCGAGCAGGGCTCATCGCTGTCCGCGGGCGAACGCCAACTCGTCGCCCTCACGCGGGCGTGGATAGCTCGACCGACGTTGTTGGTTCTCGACGAGGCAACGTCTGCGGTGGACCCCGTATTGGATGTGCAACTCCGCCAGGCAATGGAGCGCATCATCAGCTCGCGAACGTCTCTCACCATTGCACACCGCCTGTCTACGGCTGAAGCGGCAGACAGGATTCTGGTCTTTGCCGACGGTGAACTAGTCGAAGACGGCACCCATGTGGAGCTTCTCGCGAAGAATGGAACATACGCCGCGATGCACGCCCACTGGGAACACGGAACCATTAGCGCATGACGACGCTCGCTGGACACCGTCTTGCGTTTCACATTATGGAGCGTCGTTGTGCGTACCGTGTCGGAACAGAACGCTGTGCGTGGGTGTTCTCCAGACCATGAGGGTTGTAAGGCAGCTTGACGGGTCGGGGGCCCGCGTCGACGAAGTCGGCGGTAAAGCAGTGGGTCTCGATCGGCTTCTGTCGTACGGATTTCCAGTGCCGAGGGCGCTCGCCGTCACAGTCGATGTCTATCGAGCCTTCGTAGAAGGTGCCGATCTCCAGGAGGAGCTTGTAAAGATCGCCGCAAGCGAACTCCCACCACCTGAACGAATCGAAGCTGAGACCCGCACTGTTGACGGGATGTTCCGAATGGCCGGCCTCGACCACGCAATCGAACAGGAAATCCGAACGGCGCTGCGAACGCTTCTTGCGGAGGGACCGATTGCGGTGCGCTCGTCTGCAACTGCCGAGGACACGGGGGCGGCATCATTCGCAGGCCAGTACCGCACCGTGCTTGGCATCGAAGACGAGCACGCGGCTCTAGAGGCTATCAAGCTGTGTTGGGCGTCGCTGTGGGGGCCGTCGGTGCGGGCATATAGGAAGAAAGAACGGATATCCGACGTCGATCTTGCCATGGCGGTTGTGATCCAGGTGATGGTGCCCGCCCGCCACGCCGGAGTTGTCTTCACCCGAGACCCGCTCGGCGATCCGGAAACTGCCCGCATCGAGATCGTAGAGGGTCTCGGCGAGGCACTCGTATCAGGGGAGGTGACTCCAGACGACTATCGCGTGGATCGAGCGACCCTGAGGGTGCGGGGTTCCCAAGCCGGCGAAGCGCCCGCCTTCATAGAGGACCTTGTGCGCATGACGCTGCGAGTCGAACGCCGCTTTGGAGCCCCGATGGATGTCGAATGGGCTCATGACGGCCACCAATTGCTTCTCCTCCAGGCTCGGCCGATAACCATTCAAGGCTTCCATCGGCCTGACGACGACGGTTTTGATACCGTCCCAGAACCGGGCAACACGTACACCCCATACGGCCTCGCCGAGATGCTCCCAGGCGTCATGCCACCGCTCCTGTGGAGCATCAACGCCCCAATGTTGGATAATGCTTTTCGGCGGCTTTTCGCGGATCTTGAAATACCGCCACCGAGGGTCGCAGGCACGTTCCTCACCATCGGTCGGTTCCGCGGTCGCGCAGCACTCAACCTCAGCGTCCTCAAGGAGGCGGCCGCATCGATGCCTGGCGGTTCGGCCGCGGAGGTCGAAAGACAGTACCTCGGCAGGGCAGTGTCCGAGGATCTCGGGGATGAAGCAGATCAGAAGACCGGAATCCGCCAGACAATCGCGGGTCTCAAGTCGCTGCGGGTGCGCAAACGAGTCGAGGACGAAGTCGCCCTGTTCTCTGACGCCGTTGAGTTCATTCTCGCCATCGGAGCAGACCTTGAGGCTCTCCCCATCCAGCGGCTACTGACCTACCGAGCGAGAATCCGAGATCTAGCGTGGCGTGGTTACGAGGCTGAGATCGCCGCTTCCGCGGGAGCGGCCGCGGCATATCGGGGGTTAGAGATTGCCTTGGAGCGTTGGGCCGGAAGAGACGATGCTGCGCTCTGGGCCCAGAGATTGACCGCAGGACCAAACCCGAGCGAGCAAGCGGGCACCAACTGTGCAGGCGAATTGTGGGACCTCTATGTCGCGGACGTGCAGAACCAGCCACCTTGTGATTACTTGATCAGTGGACCAGTCGAGACCACGGAGGCTCGGCTTGAGGCACTCGGCGAGGATGGCGCACGGTTTGTGACGGCGGTCCATCGCACTATGCGGCACTTCGGAAGCATGGCGCTGTACGGAGACGTCACCTGGGATGAGGATCCGGCGATGGTCTGGGAGTGTGTTGCATCCATGGCGCGGTGCGACGTCGACGGCCACAACATCTCCCCGGCACCCCGCATAGCCGCCACCAGGCAGAGCCGAGACGAGGCTTTTGACGAACTCGTTGCGGGTTTCAAGAGTTCGTGGAAATGGCGTCTTACGAGGATCATGACGGGCCAAGTCGTCGACATGCGACGACGGATGCTTCGCAAGTTAGCGGGCGACGCTACCCAGTTCTTGAGTCTTCGAGAACGCGCGAAGGCCGCTCTATTGATCCTTGGGGGAGAGGAACGCCGACTAATCAAGGAAGCAGCCCGCCGACTCGTTGGGTCCGGCATGATCAACGCCCTCGATGATGTCCTCATGCTCTCGGACCAAGAATTGGCCCTCATGCTGGTAGGGGAAGAACCCGTATCTGTTGAGGAACTCGCGCGGCGCTCGAATGCGCACGAACAAGCCAAGCTCGGCGATCCGCTGCCGCAAACATTCACCGGGCAACCCGGCGTTGAGGTCTTCGAGCCTGTCGATGGGCAACAGCTGAATGGATGGGCGGCAAGTCCCGGCACTACCCGCGGTCGGGTACGTCTTCTCGCGACAGTGGCGGACGGTGCAAAGCTTGAAGCGGGCGATGTTCTGGTCGCCAGGAGTACCGACCCCAGTTGGACGCCGCTGTTTCTGATCGCCGGTGCCATTGTTCTCGAAGAGGGCGGGCCGCTCTCGCACGCCGCAATCGTCGCCCGCGAGTTTGGGATTCCCGCTGTTCTCAACGTCAAGGGCGCACTGCGCTCGCTCGAAGAAGGTGCCGAGGTCGAAGTCGACGGCACTGTTGGAACCGTCACCTTGCTCGACGACTTCAGGGACGCCGCATGAGGCGCTTCACCGAGTACGAACTGCTGACATCCCCACTGCGAAGAGATCTCACGGTTACAGACGATGCCCCTGGGCTCAACGTCTTCGTCCCGGGTCTCATGGGGGCAGGGATACTGCTGTCGGCAGGAATTCTTGTCAGCGACGGCATCAAGAAACTATTCCCCAACAGCGGCACAAGAAGGCGTATAGACGTTACCCGCGGGGTCCAACGAATTGTCGCCGACGTTGCCGCTGCGGCAGGAGTCGCTATCAACGAGGACAATATCTCCCGGCGTAAGCTCCGCAGTGTTGCCTGGTATACATTCGGGGCGGCCACCGCCGCGGTCGTTGCGTTCGCGTCGGTGTCCCGCGGAATCGAGGCGTATGCGACCGCCGGACTCTTCGAAGAGAACGCCATCGCTATCGTGTTCGGTTCTGTGGTAGCAGCGATCGCAACAGCGTTTGCGGTCGTGTTAGCGTTACTGGCGTTGGGCAGAAATCGGCGTATTCCCGGTATCACCGCCTTGATGGAATCGACCGCCCTGGGGCGGCTCAACGCACCACCAGAGAGCAGACTGGATCGGGCACGGCTGCTCATCCCCGAGTTTCAAGAAGGAGATACGCGATGAACAAAAGACGTATTGCAACAGTCAGCCTCTTTGGCTTCGTCGGTTACGCCGGCATCTACATATTTATCTACCTGTGGCGTGCCTTTCGGGTTGCAGAACCCGAAAACCTTCAGTACGTTGCACTGTGGCACGGCGATAACTTTTCCCGTTCGATTCTGGTTTCAGTGCTCTTCCTGATCGGGCTGGTCGTGATGCTCCACGTGTCGCTTCTCAGACGTCAAGGTGGATCCGGGCAGATCACGCTACGGTTGGATGTTCAGGAATGGCTTGTACGACAGGCAGAGGCGACGAACGAGGACCCATCTCGTTTGGCCGATCGGGCGATCAGCACCTACCGGGCCCGCGTCGAAGGCACAAGGACGACGAGCTAGCGGCGCTCGGGGTCCGGTGTTTCCCAGCTACTCACTGATGCGGGTTCGGGTGCTGAACTCGCATCCCAGCTCGCCACCAAAGTGGTGCCCGCGCAGCGACCATGCAACGGTGATCACAAACGCGGTTCCGACGAGGAGAGCCCCAACAACGTCCGAAAACCAATGGACGTCGAGATAGACCCGCGAGATCGCGACGCCGAGGATGATTGTGGTGGCCGCGACATAGCCCGCGACACGCACCGCCGTCCGATTGGATGAACGCCACAACACCGCGGCGAGCACCCCGTAGAATCCGACCGTTGCCAGCACATGTCCACTGGGAAAGGACGGGCCGTTACCCGGAACCAAACGCGCAAGGTCAGGACGAGGTCGGTCGACGATCGTTTTGAGGGCGTATTCGAGCGGCGGGTTGGCTAGGAAGGCGATGGTCATCACAGTGAGCGCTCTCTGACATCGCCCGGTCCGCACCACCCACACAGCCAAAAGAAGCAGCAGGGTGCCAATTGTCCATCGGCTCCCGAGACGAGTGACCCATATCATTGTCTCGTTTAACCAGGGCCTACGCAGCTCGATCAATTCCTCTTGAACCGTGCCATCGAGGCTCACAATCCACGACGCCCTTGACGCCACCAAGACGGCCAACACAACGAAGGCAGCGATGGAGGTGACAAACAGCTGAAACCCGGGACCTCGGTTGATGGACCGCTGAACTGTTTGTCTCCAACGTGAAATCTCAGTCTTCGTCGTCGACATAGTCCAGCGTCTCCATAGTCATAGCAACTCAAACAGTGTGTCATATATGCCCAGGGCTCCGCGTAACCACATCATTCTCGGCGTACCGTGACGTTCCTTGCGTTTCGAGGTCGGGCGGTGCGCGGAGCTAGATCGCACAAGCGTGTACCGGCGCGCCTCAAGAGCGGGCCCTCGAATATCGATAGATGCCGGGGACGCCTCCAGCCACCCTTATCGGGAGATCGGGTATTTCAATGTCGAAAATTCTTAAGAAAGTCATCAAAACCGGTTCGGGGCATCTTGCGCCGACTGAAAGCATCGAGGCCGTTCTGGGCGTTGCCACATCCGGACAGATTGTGGCCCACAGCGTGGGCGGGATTGCGGGAATGGTCGTGAACAAGAAATTGCAGGCCAAACGCGCCGCCGCCGATGGGGATGGGACTCAACGACTTTACGGAGGTTCTCCAGCGCTACGGTGTCGCCGCAGAAATGGCGTGACGCCAACTCCCCGGAGGAACCAGTCGCCCGGGCGCTTGCAAACCAGGTAGCCTCGCTCGGGCGTCGAATCTTGCAATCGTCTGCGGAACCGCAGCTGCGGTTATCCATGGGCTGTTTTTCACCGCTGAGTCGCTTATGTGGGGTAATCCCCGCGTCATGAAGGTGTTCGGTGTACCCAGGGATGATGCTGAAGTGCTGAGACTACCGATGCTCAACTAGGGTTTCTACAACGTGTCCCTCGCCGGGGGAATGGTGTATGGACACGTCGTCGATGACACCGCGCTCGTTGGCACGATCAGCGCCATAATGGTCGGAGAGGGCATCGTGCTGTTTGCAAGCAAACGATCTGCATTGGTGGGCACATTGATCCATGCCCCCCGCCGGCGATAGCTCTATTTACGCTGGCCTAGTGGCCTCATGCAATGACTGACGCCATCGCACCAGACGCAATGATCGCGCGGCTCCAGGGGCGAACAGTCGCCCGCAACCAATCGGCCTCGTCTTGCCCTATGGCAAGCCAGGGTGCCATTGCTGCCTCGTCTGTCGCCACTTCGATGGACTCCCGCTCACTGGCACCGTGTTCCGTAAGCCTTCCGTCAGCGTCGACATAACCCAGGCCGATGAGTACACGGTCAGCCTCCTTCCAGGCCTCGACGCTAAATCCTCGGGTCTTCTTGTAGAAGTCTTCTTTTGGTCCGGCGGGGCTTGCGGTGTACCAGGCATGGGCGACAACCGGATCGATCCGCCGCTGCGTCAACACCGCGTTGTGGCCGTCGCCGCGGAACTCGCGAAACAACGTGAGCGCGTGCCATAACACCAGGTGCGGTTCAGCGGGGGGAACCACCGCAGCGGTCGCGGCGAACAAGACACGGCCTTCGTTAGGGCACGCGGCGGCAGCGAGAGACGCTAACTCAGCGGCCTTGCGCATCTCTTGAGAATCGACTTCAGATCCGAGTATCCTTCGAAGGGCCCGGTCAACTGCGCGGAATCGAGCCGCTATTAGGGCCTCGGGGGTTGTGGACTCCCAGCATGCCGGGATGTATCGGCGTACCGCTGATTCGGCAAAACCGAAAAACGAAGCATGCACGACCTCAGGTCCGACTCGACCCATTGGCGCCGACCGCGATGCGAGGTAGTGGGCTCCACGACGCTCAAGACCGGCTTGAACGTATTCTTCCGTGGCTTCGGGGACGAAATACACCATTGAGTGGAACGACTCCAACGTGCCCCACATTTTCCTAGCAATGATCGTGTCCACTTCGTATTCCTCACGTCCACTGGGCATCGTCTGTCCAATACCGAGACTAGCGCTCAAGCCCTGTTCGCTGATGCCGATGGTGAGGAGGCGCTGGTGACACTCGACCGCGCTCTCATGCGGAAAACCTTGCTTATGGGACTCGCTATCACACTGGTCTTCGCCACCGGCGGTTTGGCGTCGGCTAGCCCAGTGCCGCCCGATGGCACATTTGTAGACGATGACGGTTCGGTGCACGAGGCATCGATCGAGGCGATCGCCCAGGCGGCGATCACGTCGGGGTGCGCCCCGTTACAGTTTTGCCCAAATGACCCTGTCACACGTGGGCAGAGGGCCGGCACACCCGGAAGCGGCAACGGGGGATCCATAACCCTCGACGGCGTCGCAATCTACGACAGCAATGCTCGTGAGGGTGGCGGCGGAATATTCTTCGTATCTAACAACCGCACCGGTACGCTGACGATTCGCAACTCGGTCTTGAGGCGCAACGTCAGCGAGCGGTTCGAGACCGCAGGACTTCCGGGAATCTTTGTGTTGTCGGCGGGCACACCCGCGATTGAGAACTCGATCATCGAATAGATGGCGGGTGCCATCGGTCTTCAACTGACAACGACGGTCTTGATGTTGAGGAATTCGTGCATACCGATGGTCGCCAATTCGCGGCCGTAGCCGGATGCTTTGATACCGCCAAAAGGTAGTCTCGGGTCTGAGGCGACGATCGCATTCACGAAACACGCTCCAGCCTGGAGCCGATCGCGTGCCATCCGCTCACCCCGGGCGATGTCCTTTGTGAACACCGCGGCACCCAAACCGAACTCGCTGTCATTCGCCAGGGTTACGGCGTCTTCTTCATCCCTAAATGATGTGATGCTGGCGACCGGCCCGAAGGTTTCTTCGGAGAACACGGCCATCCCGGACACAACGTCGGCCAGTATCGTCGGAGGGTAGAACGCACCAGGCCCATCGGGAATCGCTCCTCCTAGTACTAGTCGGGCCCCCGCATCGACCGAACGAACCACCTGTCCATGGAGTTCATCGCGCAAGTCGCGCCTCGCCAAAGGACCCAATGTTGTCGTTGCGAGCATCGGATCTCCCATTACAGCGCCACCCATTGCAGTAGTGAGTTTTGCGGTGAACTCCTCAAGAATGGACATGTGGACGATGAATCGCTTGGCAGCAATGCACGACTGGCCACCGTTGAGCATACGACCTGCTGCACAGACGTCGACGGCGAGGTCCACGTCGGCGTCATGGAGCACGAGGTACGGGTCGGAACCGCCGAGTTCGAGAATCGTCTTCTTGAGCAGTCCTCCAGCTTTCGAAGCAATCGCCCTGCCCGCCGCATCTGACCCGGTGAGGGTTGCGGCCACGATCTTTGGATGGTCGAGAACCTCGGTGACTCTGTCGGCAGGGAGCACGACCGTTCTAAAGAGTCCGTCGGGGAAACCCGCTTGGACGACCATTTCATCGATCTTCAGCGCTGCACCCGTGACGTTCGACGCGTGTTTCAATATCCCGCCGTTCCCCGCCATCAAAGCCGGTGCGAGGAAGCGAAACACCTGCCAGAACGGAAAGTTCCAAGGCATCACGGCCAGGATCACGCCGAGCGGACGGTAGGCAACGTAGCTCTTTGACCGCCCAGTCTCGACGGGCAGATCGTCCAGCATCTGCCGCGCGCCGTCGGCGTAATAGCGACACACCCATGCACATTTGTCCGCCTCCGCGAGGCCCTGTGTGACAGGTTTCCCCATTTCGAGCGCCATGAGTTCCGCGAGCTCCTGGCGCTGCGCGGTGAGAACTTCAGCAAGGTTACGCATGTGCACCGCCCTTGTGGCCAAGACAACGTGCGCCCATTCCTCCTGGATGGCCGCCGACGTGTCGATCGCGCGTCGTACAGATTCGGGCGAATGCGGCGTGTACAAGGCGATCGTTTCGCCTGTCGTGGGATTAACCGATTGTGCCATCTGCGTACTCACCTTCGTCGCGGCCACCCTAAGTCGCCGAGATCATCGGGATTCCAGCAAGAATAAGGGCTACGCCGCCCCACTGGACCGGCCGCAGCCGCTCACGCAATATGAGCCATGCCAGGACCACGGTGCTCACAGGGTACAGGCCGCCGAGAACGACAGCTTGGACAACCGGCCCCCTTTGGAGCGCCACGATGATCAACACCGCAGCCGCGGACCCGATCAACCCGCCCGCCATGTTGAGTCTGAGATCGCGGCGGCTTACCAAAAATCCACCTGTCTTTACCCACACGAGC
The Acidobacteriota bacterium DNA segment above includes these coding regions:
- a CDS encoding NAD-dependent succinate-semialdehyde dehydrogenase — translated: MAQSVNPTTGETIALYTPHSPESVRRAIDTSAAIQEEWAHVVLATRAVHMRNLAEVLTAQRQELAELMALEMGKPVTQGLAEADKCAWVCRYYADGARQMLDDLPVETGRSKSYVAYRPLGVILAVMPWNFPFWQVFRFLAPALMAGNGGILKHASNVTGAALKIDEMVVQAGFPDGLFRTVVLPADRVTEVLDHPKIVAATLTGSDAAGRAIASKAGGLLKKTILELGGSDPYLVLHDADVDLAVDVCAAGRMLNGGQSCIAAKRFIVHMSILEEFTAKLTTAMGGAVMGDPMLATTTLGPLARRDLRDELHGQVVRSVDAGARLVLGGAIPDGPGAFYPPTILADVVSGMAVFSEETFGPVASITSFRDEEDAVTLANDSEFGLGAAVFTKDIARGERMARDRLQAGACFVNAIVASDPRLPFGGIKASGYGRELATIGMHEFLNIKTVVVS
- a CDS encoding phosphatase PAP2 family protein, translating into MSTTKTEISRWRQTVQRSINRGPGFQLFVTSIAAFVVLAVLVASRASWIVSLDGTVQEELIELRRPWLNETMIWVTRLGSRWTIGTLLLLLAVWVVRTGRCQRALTVMTIAFLANPPLEYALKTIVDRPRPDLARLVPGNGPSFPSGHVLATVGFYGVLAAVLWRSSNRTAVRVAGYVAATTIILGVAISRVYLDVHWFSDVVGALLVGTAFVITVAWSLRGHHFGGELGCEFSTRTRISE
- a CDS encoding ABC transporter ATP-binding protein, with the translated sequence MSTSGVSTSAALRRAFVVAPSLRNGLGVTLALAVAGTALRLVVPFAVQQILDRQLFGGGAVDTGTVLTSGGIAAAAMVLSALAARASTIRLATAAATGLSDLRVLTFGHLQSLSVLHTEAERRGALVARVTSDPETIAQFMQWGGVGLIVGTAQVSLTFVVMMIFDWRLTGVVVAGVVVYAAALWWFQSILRRAHDRVRGLVAKSLTVIGEAISGLPVIRAFGIEAETSENVRGAIDEQFVAEYDTGRLGAFLFSSAEIFAGAINGAVVMVGLTLGGNGSLSPGTLIAFLFLINLFVEPIQMLVEVVDQAQAAGSGLRRILDVLDTPSDVPEVTPAEAQQLPTAMLDVVFEAVRYRYPDGEVDVLRDISVTVRAGENVAIVGETGSGKTTFAKLATRLIDPSSGAISLGSVPLLAVQFDDLRSHVAYVPQEGFLFDTTIEQNVRYGDLDCTLGDIRAAFDDLGLSGWVEGLPDGLQTEVGEQGSSLSAGERQLVALTRAWIARPTLLVLDEATSAVDPVLDVQLRQAMERIISSRTSLTIAHRLSTAEAADRILVFADGELVEDGTHVELLAKNGTYAAMHAHWEHGTISA